CAATGCCGCTGTAATAGTTCGTCCGATAGGCGAGCATCATCAGGAAGCGGATCCGCATCATATCCAAATATGCGCCGATCATGTCCGATTCGCTCCCTGCAGGACGGGCTCCTTGGCCGCCGCCTCGGTTTCCTGCCGCTTCCGCAGCTCTTCCACCCCGTTCAGCCTTTCCTCCGCAGAGCCCGTCTGATAAATCTGCCTGACGATTTCATCGGTATTCGTCTCCAGAATTTTGATATCGCGAATGTCTTCGTGCACGACTTTCTCCAGGATTTGCGACACACTTGCGGGTCCATGCGGTATCCACACTTTGAAGGTCAAGTCATTCTCCCGGCTCCAAACAACATCCAGGCCCTGCGTCAGGAATTTAAGCCGCTCCAGCGAAACGCCGCCGGAAAACTGCAGCACAACTTCCCTTCCGTTGCCCCAGCGGCGCTTCAGGCTGTCCAAGCTGCCGTCATAGATAATTTTTCCGTCATCCAGCATGATTACCCGTGAGCACAGCGCTTCAATATCTTGGAGATCGTGGGTGGTCAGCAGGATCGTCGTTCCATAGGTCCGGTTCATCTCTTTCAAAAATTCGCGGATTTCCGTCTTGACCAGTATATCAAGCCCGATCGTCGGTTCGTCCAAAAACACAACCGACGGATTATGAATCAGCGCTGCCGCCAATTCGCACCGCATCCGTTGCCCGAGGCTCAGCTTGCGTACCGGCCGGTTCAAAATGTCCGCAAGCTGCAGCCGCTCCACCAATTCGTCCAAGCGCCGTTTGAATTCCTGCTCGGGCACACGGTATACTTTACGCAGCAGACGGAACGATTCGATCACACCGATATCCCACCAAAGCTGGCTGCGCTGTCCAAAGACCACGCCGATTCCCCGGACGAACTTTTCCCTTTCCCGATAGGGAACATATCCGTTGACACGCAGTTCTCCGGAAGTCGGTATCAAAATCCCTGTCAGCATCTTGATTGTCGTCGATTTGCCGGCCCCGTTCTCGCCGATATACCCGCAAATCTCCCCTTGGGGAATTTGAAAGCTGATATGATCCACCGCTACTACCCGGTTATACTCTCTTTTGAATAAATCCTGAAAGGCGCCTTTCAAGCCTTCCCGATTTTTCTGCACCCTAAATTCCTTATGCAGATTGCTGACTTCTATCGCCTGCATGGGCTCTCTCCTCCAATCCCATTCGTCGCAACAATTTTACAATTTCGGGAAGCGACTCGACTTACGCCCTCAACCCATATAAAATGATAATATTGCTATTGTCAAAACATATACAATTATATATCTGTAAGTAAATATACACGAACCTTTTTCAAAGGGAAAGGACAGAATGAATCATGAGACAATCCGGTTCACGCTCTGGAATACGCATTTGGAGCATACGAATTTTCCTTGTCGCCATGCTGGCGCTGCTGGGGGTTTCCGGTTATTACGCGTATTCGATCTGGCATTTTGCCGACGACATCAAATCCAAACCGGAAACGAGCCGATTCAAGAAATTTCAGAATCAAGGAGAAGTTTATCAGCCCCCGAAATGGGAAGGCACCGAGCGCGTCAACATCCTGTTGATGGGCGGCGATTCGCGCGGACTGCGAAAAAATGAAATCCCGCGTTCGGATACCATCATGATCGCATCGCTTGACCCCGTCGGCAAAACGGCTTACTTATTTTCTATTCTGCGCGATACCTACACGGAAATTCCAGGACACGATCACGAACGGATCAATGCCGCAATTACGCTTGGAGGGCCGGATTTAGCAATGAAAACGGTAACCCAATTGACCGGGATCCCCATTCAATACTATGTCTACACGGATTTTAAAGGCTTTATCGAACTCATCGACGCCATTGGCGGAATTGATTACTACGTCGAAAAGGACATGAAGTACTCGGACGCCGCCGACGACCATGTTTATGACATTAATTTGAAAAAGGGCATGCAGCATTTGGACGGCAATACGGCTTTACAGTATGTCCGCTTCCGCCATGACGCAATGTCCGATTTCGCTCGCACCGAACGCCAGCGCAAATTTCTGCAGGCAATCGGATATAAGCTGCAGACCACCTATTCGTTGATCAAGCTGCCGCAAATTCTGGACAGGGTTAAGCCATATATTGAAACAAATCTTACCATAATGGATATGCTGAAGCTGTCCGCCTTGGGATTTGAAATCCGTTCCGATGCGGTGGAAGGCATTCAACTGCCGCCGACCCAACTGTTAAGAGATGAAAAAATCGGCGGTGCGGCCGTAATCGGAGTGAACGAACGCGAGCTGCAAAAATTCGTGGAGAAGCTGTTCAGCCGCAAGCCGGAAAACGGGAATGAACCCCCCGCAAAATCCCAATCGAATCAATCCCAATCGAATCCACAATGAACGGAGAATTCGGAGAATGAACATAAATCGGAGCAGGTCCGAGCAACTGTATCAGGAAGCGCTGCAGCACATTGTCGGCGGGGTCAACAGCCCTTCCCGTTCATTCAAAGCGGTCGGCGGAGGCGCACCCGTATTCATGAAACGGGCAAAGGGGGCTTACTTTTGGGATGAGGACGGCAATCGATACATCGATTATCTGGCTGCTTATGGGCCTATCATCCTGGGACATGCTCATCCCCATGTAATCGAGGCTATTGTCAACTCGGCGCGCAACGGCACCTTGTACGGGACACCGACCGAACTGGAAATCATTTTTGCCCAGATGCTCAAAGAGGCCATTCCCTCCATGGATAAAGTCCGTTTTGTCAATTCCGGCACGGAAGCTGTAATGACCACAATTCGTGTAGCGAGAGCTTATACGGGAAGAACCAAAATCATCAAATTCGCCGGCTGCTATCACGGGCATTCCGATTTGGTGCTTGTGGCTGCAGGCTCCGGCCCTTCAACGCTGGGGATTCCGGACAGCGCCGGGATTCCGGGAAGCATCGCTCAAGAAGTCATTACCGTGCCTTACAATGATGTTGAAGCACTGAAGTCAGCTCTTCATCAATGGGGCGATCAGACGGCGGGCGTCATGCTCGAGCCGATTGTGGGGAATTTCGGGATCGTTGTCCCCGAACCCGGTTTTCTGGAGCAAGTCTGTTCTTTGACACGAATGCACGGCGCGTTGGTCATCTATGACGAGGTCATCACCGGCTTTCGTTTTCATTACGGCGGTGCCCAAAACTTTCCGGGCTTTTCCGACCATTCCGCCATCGAGCCGGATTTGACCGCGCTCGGCAAGATCATCGGCGGCGGACTGCCGATCGGAGCGTACGGCGGGCGCAAGGAAATCATGGACCAGGTGGCTCCCCTCGGACCTGCCTATCAAGCCGGCACGATGGCCGGCAATCCCGCTTCCATTTCCGCGGGAATCGCTTGTTTGGAAGTGCTTCGGCAGCCCGGAATTTACCAGCGGCTCGACGGAATGGCCGACCGATTGGTGCGGGGAATTCAGCAAGCTGCGGATAAGCACGGCATACCACTGACTATTAACCGTCTGGTCGGAGCCTTTTCCACCCATTTCTGCAGCCATCCCGTCACTAATTACGAGCAAGCCCGGGATACCGACGGGGAGCAATTCGCCCGCTTCTTCCGACTGATGCTTGATCAGGGCATTTGCCTCGCCCCTTCAAAGTATGAAGCGTGGTTCCTGACACTCTCCCACAGCGAAGAGGATATTGAGCATACGATTGCCGCTGCTGAATATTCAATTGAAAAAATGCATAATTCATAAAAATAATCGTATCAATCGAAAATGATCAAAATGGACTAATAACCGAATTATTCGCGGCATTTATCTGTCGAATATTCGGTATTTTTATTTTCTATATTCATGCCCCAAAAATCCAAATATTTCAACCCTCACAAGGAAAAACGCTTTCACAAATTTGTGCTCTTTCTAACTATTGTCGGATGAAAAAATTCGTGTTATCCTATAAATATTCTGCCCTTCTTATGGGTTTTTTGATTCTTTACATGTACTCCCCTGCAGAGAAAGCAGGAAGAGTGATTTGGAAGTATGCAAATTTTCTGCATATTTATTCATACGAGAACAGAGCGGTATTTGTCTTGTGTTACTAAGCAATTGGAGGTGAAGGTCAGACCCACTGACCCTACAATGAATCAGAGAATGTTGGATGAAGGCCGTTTCAGCAAGCTGCTCCAAGAAGAGCATGATAGCTGCGGGGTTATCTGCATCATCGAAAAAAACGGCAAACCCTCGCGCGATAACGTGCAAAAAACGATTGATGCCTTGGTCAAAATGGAGCACCGCTCTGGCTTTATCGACGGGGAGGGCGACGGATGCGGCATTTTGACGGACATACCGCGACAATTATGGAAGAAAAGGCTTTCCGATGCCGGACTGGACGGAAAGCTCGTTCATGACGACAAATTCGTGATTGCGCATATTTTTGTGCCGCGCAAGCTGGATCTTCCGGTCGCCGGTATCCAG
The sequence above is a segment of the Ferviditalea candida genome. Coding sequences within it:
- a CDS encoding glutamate-1-semialdehyde 2,1-aminomutase, producing the protein MNINRSRSEQLYQEALQHIVGGVNSPSRSFKAVGGGAPVFMKRAKGAYFWDEDGNRYIDYLAAYGPIILGHAHPHVIEAIVNSARNGTLYGTPTELEIIFAQMLKEAIPSMDKVRFVNSGTEAVMTTIRVARAYTGRTKIIKFAGCYHGHSDLVLVAAGSGPSTLGIPDSAGIPGSIAQEVITVPYNDVEALKSALHQWGDQTAGVMLEPIVGNFGIVVPEPGFLEQVCSLTRMHGALVIYDEVITGFRFHYGGAQNFPGFSDHSAIEPDLTALGKIIGGGLPIGAYGGRKEIMDQVAPLGPAYQAGTMAGNPASISAGIACLEVLRQPGIYQRLDGMADRLVRGIQQAADKHGIPLTINRLVGAFSTHFCSHPVTNYEQARDTDGEQFARFFRLMLDQGICLAPSKYEAWFLTLSHSEEDIEHTIAAAEYSIEKMHNS
- a CDS encoding ABC transporter ATP-binding protein, whose amino-acid sequence is MQAIEVSNLHKEFRVQKNREGLKGAFQDLFKREYNRVVAVDHISFQIPQGEICGYIGENGAGKSTTIKMLTGILIPTSGELRVNGYVPYREREKFVRGIGVVFGQRSQLWWDIGVIESFRLLRKVYRVPEQEFKRRLDELVERLQLADILNRPVRKLSLGQRMRCELAAALIHNPSVVFLDEPTIGLDILVKTEIREFLKEMNRTYGTTILLTTHDLQDIEALCSRVIMLDDGKIIYDGSLDSLKRRWGNGREVVLQFSGGVSLERLKFLTQGLDVVWSRENDLTFKVWIPHGPASVSQILEKVVHEDIRDIKILETNTDEIVRQIYQTGSAEERLNGVEELRKRQETEAAAKEPVLQGANRT
- a CDS encoding LCP family protein: MLALLGVSGYYAYSIWHFADDIKSKPETSRFKKFQNQGEVYQPPKWEGTERVNILLMGGDSRGLRKNEIPRSDTIMIASLDPVGKTAYLFSILRDTYTEIPGHDHERINAAITLGGPDLAMKTVTQLTGIPIQYYVYTDFKGFIELIDAIGGIDYYVEKDMKYSDAADDHVYDINLKKGMQHLDGNTALQYVRFRHDAMSDFARTERQRKFLQAIGYKLQTTYSLIKLPQILDRVKPYIETNLTIMDMLKLSALGFEIRSDAVEGIQLPPTQLLRDEKIGGAAVIGVNERELQKFVEKLFSRKPENGNEPPAKSQSNQSQSNPQ